A segment of the Lolium perenne isolate Kyuss_39 chromosome 3, Kyuss_2.0, whole genome shotgun sequence genome:
cctcttttgctatgttggatgaatttctttgatccattaatgtccagtagctttgtgcaatgtccagaaatattaataatgattgtgtcacctctgaacatgtgaatttttgattatgcactaaccctctaatgagtttgcttgaagtttggtgtgaaggaagttttcaagggtcaagagaggagtatgatatactaagatcaagaggagtgaaagctctaagcttggggatgccccggtggttcacccctgggcatccccttcttcatcgacaacatcatcaggttcctcccctgaaactatatttttattcagtcacatcttatgtactttgcttggagcgtcggtttgtttttgtttttgtttttgtttgaataaaatggatcctagcagtcattgtgtgggagagagacacgctccgctgttgcatatggacaaatatgtccttaggctttactcatagtattcatggcgaaggttgaatcttcttcgttaaattgttatatggttggaattgggaaatgctacatgtagtaattctaaaatgtcttggataatttgatacttggaaattgttgtgctcatgtttaagctcttgcatcatatactttgcacccattaatgaagaaatacatagagcttgctaaaatttggtttgcatatttggtctctctaaagtctagataatttctagtattgagttttgaacaacaaggaagacggtgtagagtcttataatgtttacaatatgtcttttatgtgagttttgctgcaccggttcatccttgtgtttgtttcaaataaccttgctagcctaaaccttgtatcgagagggaatacttctcatgcatccaaaatccttgagccaaccactatgccatttgtgtccaccatacctaactactacatggtatttctccgccattccaaagtaaattgcttgagtgctacctttaaatttccatcattcgccttgcaatatatagctcatgggacaaaataggcttaaaaactattgtggtattgaatatgtacttatgcactttatctcttattaagttgcttgttgtgcgataaccatgttcctggggacgccatcaactactctttgttgaatatcatgtgagttgctatgcatgtccgtcttgtctgaagtaagggagatctaccacttaatggttagagcatgcatattgttagagaagaacattgggccgctaactaaaaccatgaatcatggtggaagtttcagttttggacatatatcctcaatctcatatgagaacactaattgttgctacatgcttatgcattaaagaggagtccattatctgttgtccatgttgtcccggtatggatgtctaagttgagaataatcaaaagcgagaaatccaaaatgcgagctttctccttagacctttgtacatgcggcatggaggtacccctttgtgacacttggttaaaacatgtgtattgcgatgatcccggtagtccaagctaattaggacaaggtgcgggcactattagtatactatgcatgaggcttgcaacttgtaagatataatttacatgatacatatgctttattactaccgttgacaaaattgtttcatgttttcaaaataaaagctctagcacaaatatagcaatcgatgatttcctctttgaaggacctttcttttacttttatgttgagtcagtttacctatctctctccacctcaagaagcaaacacttgtgtgaactgtgcattgattcctacatacttgcatattgcacttgttatattactttacattgacaatatccatgagatatacatgttataagttgaaagcaaccgctgaaacttaatcttcctttgtgttgtttcaatacctttactttgatttattgcttcatgagttaactcttatgcaagacttattgatgcttgtcttgaagtactattcatgaaaagtctttgctttatgattcatttgtttactcatgccattaccattgttttgattgctgcattcattacatatgcttacaatagtacgatcaaggttatgatggcatgtcacttcagaaattatcgttgttatcgtttacctgctcgggacgagcaggaactaagcttggggatgctgatacgtctccgacgtatcgataatttcttatgttccatgccacattattgatgatatctacatgttttatacacattatatgtcgtatttatgcattttccggcactaacctattaacaagatgccgaagagccagttgctgttttctgttgtttttggtttcagaaatcctacaaaggaaatattctcggaattggacgaaatcaacgcccagggtcctatttttgcacgaaacttccagaagaccgaaggggaaaggaagtggggccacggggcgccatcacactagggcggcgcggcccaggtcttggccgcgcggccctagcgtgtggggccctcgtgtggccccccgcgttgcccttccgcctacttaaagcctccatcgcgaaacccccagtaccgagagccacaatacggaaaaccttactgagacgccgccgccgccaatcccatctcgggggattctggagatcgcctccggcaccctgccggagaggggaatcatctcccggaggactcttcaccgccatgatcgcctccggagtgatgagtgagtagttcacccctggactatgggtccatagcagtagctagatggccgtcttctccttatgtgcttcattgtcagatcttgtgagctgcctaacatgatcaagatcatctatctgtaatgctatatgttgtgtttgttgggatccgatggatagaaaatactatgttatgttaattatcaatctattacctatgtgttgtttatgatcttgcatgctctccgttattagtagaggctctggccaagttttttgctcttaactccaagagggagtatttatgctcgatagtgggttcatgcctccattaaatctgggacagtgacagaaagttctaaggttgtgaatgtgctgttgccactagggataaaacattgatgctatgtcaaaggatgtagttattgattacattacacaccatacttaatgcaattgtctattgtttgcaacttaatactggaagaggttcggatgataacctgaaggtggactttttaggcatagatgcatgctggatagcggtctatgtactttgtcgtaatgcccaattaaatctcacaatacttatcatatcatgtatgtgcattgtcatgccctctctatttgtcaattgcccgactgtaatttgttcacccaacatgctatttatcttatgggagagacacctctagtgaactgtggaccccggtcctattctttacatcgcatacaatctactgcaattgttctttactgttttctgcaaacaatcatcttccacacaatacggttaatcctttgttacagcaagccggtgagattgacaacctcactgttacgttggggcaaagtactttggttgtgttatgcaggttccacgttggcgccggaatcactggtgttgcaccgcactacatccctccgccatcaaccttcaacgtgcttcttggctcctcctggttcgataaaccttggtttctttctgagggaaaacttactgctgtgcacatcacaccttcctcttggggttcccaacggacgtgtgtttcacgcgcatcaCCAATTATTCCTGGGaagcctctagactcgttgatagataggaggcgccttgtatcctcaacagttggctccctacagtaatactctccgaacacggcaatcacggctcggcaaaacctgtacatggactcaaggcaggtgctctcacccattcgaagatactcatcgaatatatcagcagccattccatatgagagcatgcgaatagccgcagagcatttttggtaggaggtgaagcctagcgcacctgttgcatcgggcctgcattggaagtaggggtcgtagttcctgacgccccgtagaatgaccaagaacaggtcccttgacatcctgtatcggCGCCGGAACAATTTTTCCGGAAAGatcggattggtgaggtggaagtagtccttgtggaggcgggcctgccctgccactctgttgcgcggcaggtttttcgagcgccccttcacagagccccggtgctACGGCCCCGGGTTTaaggtgaactcgtggatcatggaggccgcagtagttgtCAATGTGTGCGCCGACTGATCGGACTCGTCGTCCGAAGAGGAGTCAATGATCTCCGCGCGGAACTTCTCCACCATATGCCACGCGTCCATCTGCGTCGATACGAACTGttgatcaatggccgcgcacaaaTCGCGCCGAAAAAACGAGAAGGAACCTACCGGCGCAATAGgtcgaacaggtcgtgggcggcgcggaagggcggcgcaaccggcaACGTTTCACCCGAAAACAGCCGGCAGGTTCGCGCCGGAGCCAACCCCGAGTacgatcctgctctcccgcgcggcgacAACGGTGCCGGCGGCGAGTACAGCGGCGCTGCGGCGGACGGCGGGGATTGGGGCGGGGGCGTCGCACTAGGGCACCAACGAGGGTGAAAAAAGAAATCAGGTCGAAGCGGTCGATTTTGCTCTCGCTGActtgcgggaccgggtaagaaatggaggacgctcggcgcgtccgccaagcgtccgcggagacgcaaacctggcgcatatttgggccaggtttgcgtctccgcggacgggccggtcactttgcgtcgccccgctggagcagggcccagacgcatttccggtcacggcgggcgaaaacggtcgctcagcgaccatttgcgtcgcgccgctggagatgccctgagacGTCATGTCTCTGTTAAGGAACATACTTGGGATTAATCAACTATTTTCTTCGTTCTAAATTAGTTGACGTTAGTCTTTTAAAAATAAGACCTATCCACAGTAAAACACGTCTAAATACGAGTATCTACATCTAATCTAACCAAATCTGCGTCAACTAATTTAGAATGAAAGTGTTCTTTTTTTGACTACATGCATGATTCATATCATCATCAAGGTTTTTAAATAGCTGATTGTGCATGCCGCACGATAGAACGAAAGTGTTCATGAACGGGAGTAATGCATAGGTAGGATCACACACTGTATTAGCTAACTTTGCGAGAACCCGTGATGGCACCAATGTTTGGTTGGTCTGCCGATGGATTGTGTTAATCCTCAATGAAAATTCCATTTGCTCAAGATCTAGACATGATTAGCAAACCAGTTGCTCGAGATGTTGACATGATTCCCGAACCAATTTATCAAGAATTGTTCTCATTCCCTCGCAAAATAACATGAAAACAAACACATTTGATTCTTATAAAATATATAAGATTGTTCCGCATATGCTATGTAAATCCATATGCAGACTCAGTTTGAGACAATACTGATCGACTGAAATTGACTTGCGTCGCATCAACTCATGTATTCTTTTCGTCAACAGTTGAGATACATAGCCTATACAGTATACACCGTGATAGGCTCAATAGCGAGTAACGACACACTCACGCACAAAATTAGTCATAAATATACTAAGTTAAAATACTGCAATCCTCACACATTACTCGAGCTCACCATTGGCGCTCGAACACCTGACCCTTAATTAGTTTTCCCCGACGCCCTTCCCAAATTCAGTACGCACCAGCTGAGGCAGGCGAAATCAGAATTCAGAAGAGAACGTATCATCAATCCTCAAATCACAATGCACGGATAACGGATCAGCTCTTGACGCCGAGCGGCATGGGCATGCCGTCCTGGACAGCAACCACCGGCAGCAACTCTTGCTTGCAGTCCATGGGCGGCAGCAGGTTGCCCTCCTCGACGAGCACCCTCCCGACAAGACGCAGCAGCGTCTCCTCCAAGTCCTTGCCGTCGCTCCAGGGGTGCACCTCGGCCTGGAGCAGGCCAGGGTTCTCGCAGATGAGGTCCCACACGGGGAACCCCTTGCGCGGCATCACGAAGTCATCCCTCTCCAGGCGCAGCGACGGGCAGTAGTCGCCGCGGCCGTCTCCGAGGTAGATGAACCGCTTCTTGCCGCCGTCCGCCTCAGCGGAGGCGCGGATGCTGTCGAGCACCTGGCCCTTGCACATGTTGGGCGGGCAGGTGCCGAGGCCGCAGCCGTGCGGGCCGGAGTGGAAGTCGTGGTGCGGCGCGATGCGGAGGCGGCCGTCGGCGTCGACGCGGCTCGGGTTGGTGTTGATGTCGGAGAAGTAGCCCCGGAGGCCGTGGTGGTCGAGGATGGTCTCGATGAAGAAGCGGTTGGCGTCGCTGAGCACCCTGAGGTCGCAGCCGAGGCCGTAGGCGGCCTTGATGGCGCTGATGACGTGCGGGTCGATGGGCGCCGCCTTGAGCACCTCGGCGATGTCGTGGAGAGTCTTGCCCCGCGCGTGCAGCTCCCCCATGACGGTGTCGATGAGGGTGTTCCACGGCATGGTGGGCAGGAGTCGGTCGAACAGCTCGGTGGCGCCGAGGCCGTCGACGACCCAGTTGTCGCTGTCGACGTCGATGATCGTCTTGTCGAAGTCGAACACCACCACGACGCCGGCCATCTTCTTGCAGCGGCGAGTACTGTGCGTGCGCGCGTGTGTCTCAAGCTGGTTCGATGAGGAGAGGGGTCTGGAACGCGGTGGCGGGGCTATATAGTGCGCCCGGAACGCGGGAAGATGCCGAGGGAATCTTACGAGATGCCTAAGAATAGAGGTAAGGAATCCGTTTCGGTTTTGGGCTCTGTTTAGGTTAGGTTTGGTTTGATTTGATGCCGTGGCATATGCGGGTTCGTGTCCGACTGTCCGGGACTTTTACTAGCGGCGCGCCGTGTGCTTCGTTGGGGCCGAACAAGCGAGGTGGCTTCTGCAGCTTCTGCTGTGGCTAGCCGTGCACGAGTATTGCATGTGGGGAAGGGAAATATCCTCTCCCGTGCCCGTAGTGGAGTGCAAATTCTATTTAACGCACTATCGTCGGTACAGCatctctaagggcatctccaaccgcgcgacccaaacggacgcgctgggccgtccgttttgggccgtttgggtcgccgcccggacacgcggacagcgcccccgtttgggtcgcgcgctgcgcccaacgcgcggacgcatcgcataaaccggagaaaaacaaaaacaaaaaaagaggcaaatttaaacgaaatttcattgaacatatgccctattttgggcaaatttagtacatagccctattttgggcaaataaaactaacaaaagaagcccctatatgggcttttaaatttaaactaatttaaaaaccctctattagggtttggtcggcggcgcggtggccgccggtgcgccgccggtgcgccgcctagcccctgtgggcgtcgtcggcgatgtcgtcgtcgtggacgacgtccccgggcggcgaggcactgttgtggctcgaccgcgccggggactccggccacggagaccacaggcctcctcccacggcgagtgggggtccggagccacccgcgccgcctcctcctggaGGCGCTCGCCGCCTCTCTGCCCGGCCGGCGGCGCCTGGCCTCcggcgccgcctcctccggcgGCGGCACTGTCCTCCTGGCGGCGCTGCTCgtcggcgcggcgcctggcctcctcccgccgcgccgcctcctcctcctcccgtcgctcCCGGCGGGCCTGGGCGTAGAGCTCCCAGCCTCCGCCTCCTCGGCCtctgccgcgccgcctcctccatctcggaggtgcgaatggccgcatggagctgcggccatttcgcctcctcctccgccgagatgatcagggcggcgcggaggtccggtcctcctccgaggactccggcTTGGGCTCGATGAGGAGAGGtggcggttgcggcaatgccgcaccgccgcgggcggcctctccgatgtggaggccgccgcgGTTCCCTCCGGCCCGCAGCGCCGGCGACCGACGCCGACTGCTGCTGGCCTCGTCGTCATtggctccgggagcgaaccgtcgcttcggggccatggcggcggttctgctcggggagtggagtggggactggagtggagggccagatcccctccagtccccatttattagactccctggtcaccgacaggtgggcccaagggagacgaggcgaccagcgcgcggacgcgagcggacggcgcgtgccatccgcggccacgcaaacctagcccagatttgggccgggtttgcgtcgttccggacgccgcggccgtccgcttttgcggtgcgtccccgcgttgggccgggttttttgtccgtttcgacccatccggacgcgcgggcgcgggatgggtcgcgcggttggagatgccctaacagcCGCTGCAAATTTTGGCGCACTATCTTTTTTTACCAGCACCGAATTAGTAGTTTGCAGCACGCGTGGTCGCGACAGGAGGGGCTTGAAACTTTAGCACGCTCCACTTCGCGGTTTTCCAGAGGCTGTAAAATGTAACTCGCCCTATGCCACAAACACCGACCCCACACAAATATAGAACAACAAAGATCAAACACGCGTAAAACAAATCAAAATAAAATAGTTTAAATATTATTACAACACAATCAAATAGTTTAGAATGTTACAATAAATAGTTTAGAATGTTACAATCAAATATAGAACAACAAACATGCAataaaactaatttttttttggccATTCCATTACCACCACTCTCCATAAGATCGTTTTGAAGATCCGCATGCGCCTCGGTTCGACGAAGATCTGCATGCGCCTCGGTTAAAGTGGAGGATGAGGGCCACGGGATTCAGCTCGGCAGCCGCTCGCGACATGCCAACTGGTGAGCGGCGGAGGGGGCGGCAGCGGCGGGGGATTTGgtgggaggcggaggcggcaatAGCGCGGGAGTTGGAGAGGAGGGGAAAACAGGACAGCGAGCGGACAATTCACGGAGCGGTTGGGCGTTCCCTcaaggttcttcttttgctgcgcGCTAGAGGGACCGCCCAATATTCCATGCGTACGATAGCGCAATTTCCACGTGTGAAAAAGTTTACAGCACGTATCATTAATACGAGACGAAATCTTTTCTTAGTGGCCCTTTACGCATGCAAATATGTTGGTTTTAAACGTAGAAACGCTTCCGCGTGATCTTGGTGTACTTAGAGTTAGAGCATCTCCGACGGCACGACACAAACAGACCGAGGCGGTCCATTTTATTACTTGTGAACGCGATGAGAGAAAAAACCCAGCTCATCGGCCCGATGCAAACGGGCCGACGTGTCTGGTCGGCCCATTTGTAGCCCAAATCTAGGCCACGAATGTGTCTCCACAGACGCAGTGCGGACCAAGTGAGTGTCGAGCAGAGAGCGCTGCTGCAAGGAGAAGAACTGGTGGTATGTCCCCGTGAACTACGCCCACCAACTATACAAGGAGTGGGGCCCTGTGGACGGACGTCAGCCTGACCTTAGGTTGGTTGTTCAACTCGTGGACGGTGCCGCTGGAACACGTGTAGTGCGAGGGGAGAGCGCAACGTGACGAGATCCGCCATCGCCGTTTCATCATCCATGCCAATCTGCGGGAGTACCCGATGTTCACGCTGGATTTCTTCAACTGGGACATGTTCGACACGTGGGAGTTCGACCTGCGCCGCTGCGAAGGGTACTTGGGCGACGTGGTAAACCTAAGTTGTGAATACGGAGGTGCGCCCACGATGACGACAGCGACAAGGACAATGAGGATGACGACGACAATGTAGACAACAACCGTGGATCGCCCGATGACCAGTTGTTAACATCGATCTCCAGCCTCCTAATCAGAGCGAGGGCCTTCGAACCGGCTAAGGCCCAGAGCTCGATGATCTTGCCAGGTGGGATGGCCTCACCGTCCAGCTAAGTGAATCCACGcgggcgcatgggaggtgcgtgACTCCTCCGGGTGCACCTACGCACAGCCAGACGCACGCGTCGCCACCTGTAGTGTCAGCGCCTATGCCATTGCCTCCTGCACCAGCACAACCTGCTGGACATCCTATGGCGCCGTACCGGCCCTGGCCATGGGAGCCGCTAGTCTTCATCGACCTTGTTGACGAGGAATAGAAGGCCAAGGCGCGAACCCTAGATAGCTAGGGTTTTAGCTATTTTATTTAGTTTTTTCTTTCATTTTTTAgccctatgtaaattatgttttacTAGTAAATATTTTATCAGAAAATATATTTGGGTCGGGCCGCTTGGGATCCTTCGACCCATCTCAATCGGGCAGTCACTAAGTTTTGCCCGATTTTATATCCGCGGTACGACTTAAATGGGCCAAAACGGACACTTTTGGTGTCCATTTTATGTCGAGCCCTGAAGATGCCGTTATGTACGAGTTTTGCTTTTTTGCTTTTTAATGGCAAATACAGGTATTTTTGATGAGAAAAATGGGTGGCACAGGATCCGGTTCTAGTAACTCACAACTAGGCCATGTGACAAAAACTGATAAGATGTTCCTAGTGGATATTCGGTAGATGCTGAGAATTTTCCATGAGGTTGGTCCTGCTCTGCCTCTCACTTTTGAACCGCTAGAAACGGACTCCGTGAGGGCGTTCCTTTCTTTTGGTCGATCCGTTAGGTTTCATGGCCAGTTTTAGTCGCCGACTCACTTTAATCCTCGTCCACAACAAATGTAGAGAAAACCCTTAGCTCAAAAAAGGTAGAGAAAGCCCTTCTGAACGGACAAAGATTTTGTGCACATGGGTGTCCGTGCTCCCTTCACTTTTGGATTTTTGCAAATTTCAGATTATCATATTTCTCTGCTTTCAAGAATTATgacattaaatatgtagatagatgtgTATA
Coding sequences within it:
- the LOC127343629 gene encoding inorganic pyrophosphatase 2, with the translated sequence MAGVVVVFDFDKTIIDVDSDNWVVDGLGATELFDRLLPTMPWNTLIDTVMGELHARGKTLHDIAEVLKAAPIDPHVISAIKAAYGLGCDLRVLSDANRFFIETILDHHGLRGYFSDINTNPSRVDADGRLRIAPHHDFHSGPHGCGLGTCPPNMCKGQVLDSIRASAEADGGKKRFIYLGDGRGDYCPSLRLERDDFVMPRKGFPVWDLICENPGLLQAEVHPWSDGKDLEETLLRLVGRVLVEEGNLLPPMDCKQELLPVVAVQDGMPMPLGVKS